GGATGATAGAATGAAAAATATAATGCCATACAAGGGTATTTATCCAAGGATAGATGACACAGTCTTTCTTGTCGAATCAGCAATAATAATAGGTGATACAGAGATTGCTGAATACTCCAGTGTCTGGTTTAATGCCGTCATACGAGGTGATGTCAATTACATCCGGATAGGCAATCGCACAAACATCCAGGACCTGTGCATGCTGCACGTTACAAAGAACACCCATCCCCTTATCCTTGGCAATGAAATAACAGTCGGGCACTCTGTAACACTTCATGGATGTACTATTAAGGACAGGTGCCTGATAGGTATGGGCGCAACCATTCTCGACGGCGCTGTTGTTGGCGAAGACTGCATCATAGGCGCCGGCGCCCTTGTTACAGAGGGAGCTGTAATTCCTCCGGGGACACTTGCAATCGGATTCCCGGCTAAACCAAAACGCGACCTTACTGATGCAGAAAGAGCAAGAATAAAACAATCAGCGCAGAATTACATAGACTATGCAAAAACTTATGGTTTGTAATAGCTCATCGTGTTCATCTTCCTTATATGAAATCTGTTATTCCCCGTAGTATCACCAAAATAATTAGGATTTATTTTTTTTAGTTCACCTTTCACACTTTGGAGGCCTTTATCTCAGCCATCAGTTTCTACATAGTCTTGGTTCTCGAATTTTCAGAACTATTTTCATCCAGTCCAAACCTGTTAGTGACGGTTGAAAGCAAACGCTTTTAAAAGCATAAAACATCGCGG
This genomic interval from Nitrospirota bacterium contains the following:
- a CDS encoding gamma carbonic anhydrase family protein — translated: MKNIMPYKGIYPRIDDTVFLVESAIIIGDTEIAEYSSVWFNAVIRGDVNYIRIGNRTNIQDLCMLHVTKNTHPLILGNEITVGHSVTLHGCTIKDRCLIGMGATILDGAVVGEDCIIGAGALVTEGAVIPPGTLAIGFPAKPKRDLTDAERARIKQSAQNYIDYAKTYGL